One part of the Quercus lobata isolate SW786 chromosome 7, ValleyOak3.0 Primary Assembly, whole genome shotgun sequence genome encodes these proteins:
- the LOC115954062 gene encoding heavy metal-associated isoprenylated plant protein 5-like, whose protein sequence is MGEKEGEKGGDNKVAPAPPPAEKKGDVSVTGVYKIDLHCEGCAKKVKKTVRHFDGVEEVKTDCGANKVTVKGTNVDFTAIKDRLEEKIKRKVELVSPQPKKDGGGGGDKKPEEKKVEKKEEPKKPKESTVVYKIKLHCDGCISKIKRIIRKYDGVESVEVDKTKEQVTVKGTMDVNSLTPYLKEKLKRSVDVVPPPKKDDGGGGGDKKPKEGGGGGGDKKPKEGGGDKKEKEAAPAAPAAGGGGEKKEKEKEGGGGGGEKKEEGGEAPKVEVSKMMYGGYPFHSQPMFWDGHVDGQHYPVEVHQGYVNQNAPSTSYGYVNQGYVNPGYEMFPHAHPMHAPQMFSDENPNACSIM, encoded by the exons ATGGGCGAG AAAGAGGGAGAAAAGGGTGGAGATAACAAGGTTGCGCCGGCACCACCGCCGGCGGAGAAGAAAGGCGACGTTTCGGTCACCGGCGTTTACAAGATCGACTTGCATTGCGAAGGATGCGCCAAGAAAGTCAAAAAAACCGTTCGTCATTTCGAtg GTGTGGAAGAGGTGAAGACAGATTGTGGGGCCAACAAAGTGACGGTAAAAGGGACCAACGTGGACTTCACGGCAATCAAAGATAGATTGGAAGAGAAAATCAAGAGGAAAGTTGAGCTGGTTTCTCCTCAGCCCAAAAAAGACGGCGGGGGCGGCGGCGATAAGAAGCCGGAAGAGAAGaaggttgaaaagaaagaagagcctAAGAAACCCAAAGAG TCCACGGTGGTTTACAAAATCAAACTACATTGTGACGGTTGCATCAGTAAAATAAAGAGGATTATTCGGAAATATGACG GAGTTGAGTCGGTGGAGGTTGACAAAACGAAGGAGCAAGTAACGGTGAAGGGAACCATGGATGTGAACTCACTCACTCCTTACCTCAAAGAAAAGCTGAAACGCAGCGTGGACGTGGTTCCGCCACCCAAGAAAGACGACGGTGGTGGCGGCGGAGACAAAAAGCCAAAGGAAGGCGGCGGTGGCGGCGGAGACAAAAAGCCAAAGGAAGGCGGCGgtgacaagaaagaaaaggaagccGCCCCAGCCGCACCAGCCGCCGGAGGCGGcggagagaagaaagagaaagagaaagaaggcggcggcggcggtggtGAGAAGAAAGAGGAAGGTGGTGAGGCGCCGAAGGTGGAGGTGAGTAAGATGATGTACGGTGGGTATCCGTTCCATTCACAGCCTATGTTTTGGGATGGACACGTGGACGGTCAGCATTACCCGGTGGAAGTTCATCAAGGGTACGTGAATCAAAACGCTCCTAGCACTTCTTACGGGTACGTGAACCAAGGGTATGTGAATCCGGGTTACGAAATGTTCCCCCACGCGCACCCCATGCACGCGCCTCAGATGTTCAGCGACGAAAATCCCAACGCTTGTTCCATCATGTGA